In one Microcoleus sp. bin38.metabat.b11b12b14.051 genomic region, the following are encoded:
- a CDS encoding glycogen debranching protein, which produces MIIWVNEQIDPSGILYACIACGDETQAKQCHESFEQNLTAEQKQQGWVATLRIVSSWDDVPVNALKLN; this is translated from the coding sequence GTGATTATTTGGGTAAACGAGCAAATCGACCCGTCGGGTATTCTTTATGCTTGCATTGCTTGTGGCGATGAGACTCAAGCCAAGCAATGCCACGAATCTTTTGAACAGAATTTGACGGCAGAGCAAAAACAGCAGGGCTGGGTTGCTACCTTGCGGATTGTTAGCTCTTGGGATGATGTGCCTGTTAATGCTTTGAAATTGAATTGA
- a CDS encoding AEC family transporter: MVETLFHAYTPLVISTGLGLLLFRYIPVDFPKLLSGFLFWIGIPLQILVLARQSDFSGAMGFTPAIAIFVLFLSMSLAWLTWLLLRWLSAAYVQKPYFVSKDSWLHLFLVNFNSLKRSSQGSFILAAMLGNTGFVGLAITPAIISSDNNNWAVLYSVTNNVIGSYGFGVLIASYFGHSEEKNHWWIQLRDVLTVPALWAFIIGFFTRNIPLPETVESGLQTAVLGVIASALVLVGIRLRAIKTWQSFELALIPSLLKVLIVPVLLGFGASFFGLSGDPRFVLVLMSGTPTALSVLILAEIYELDRDLLASSIALTSVGLLLMLPLWLAFFS, encoded by the coding sequence ATGGTTGAAACGTTATTTCACGCTTATACGCCTCTAGTTATCTCGACGGGCTTGGGACTGCTGCTGTTTCGATACATCCCGGTTGATTTTCCTAAGCTGCTAAGCGGCTTTCTGTTCTGGATTGGGATACCGCTGCAAATTCTAGTTTTAGCACGTCAGAGCGATTTTTCGGGTGCAATGGGATTCACACCGGCGATCGCCATATTCGTGTTATTTCTGAGTATGAGTTTAGCTTGGCTGACTTGGCTGTTGTTGCGGTGGCTGAGTGCGGCCTACGTCCAAAAGCCATATTTTGTGAGCAAAGATTCTTGGCTACATTTATTTTTAGTTAATTTTAATTCGCTGAAGCGATCGAGCCAAGGCAGTTTTATCCTAGCTGCCATGTTAGGCAATACCGGCTTTGTCGGATTAGCAATCACCCCCGCCATCATCAGCAGCGATAACAACAACTGGGCAGTCTTATACAGCGTCACCAACAACGTGATCGGCAGCTACGGTTTTGGTGTACTTATTGCCAGCTATTTCGGCCATTCCGAGGAAAAAAATCACTGGTGGATTCAGCTTCGGGACGTGCTGACAGTTCCCGCCCTGTGGGCATTTATCATAGGTTTTTTCACTAGAAATATCCCCCTACCTGAGACCGTAGAATCGGGCTTGCAAACCGCCGTTTTGGGGGTAATAGCTAGTGCTTTGGTGCTGGTTGGTATCCGCTTGAGAGCTATTAAAACATGGCAAAGTTTTGAATTAGCATTAATCCCGTCGCTGTTAAAAGTGCTAATTGTGCCAGTGCTGCTCGGATTTGGTGCTAGTTTTTTTGGATTGAGCGGCGATCCGAGATTTGTTTTGGTGTTGATGTCGGGAACACCCACAGCTCTTTCGGTGCTGATTTTAGCAGAAATTTATGAGCTCGATCGCGATTTGTTAGCTAGCAGCATCGCCCTCACTTCCGTCGGGTTACTGTTAATGCTGCCGCTGTGGTTAGCTTTCTTTAGCTAA